Proteins found in one Apostichopus japonicus isolate 1M-3 chromosome 16, ASM3797524v1, whole genome shotgun sequence genomic segment:
- the LOC139982793 gene encoding aldehyde dehydrogenase, dimeric NADP-preferring-like — protein MASASSEEQIKKIVEQLRASFNAGKTRSKASRVKNLKAVLRLIKDHQEDIYDAVYKDLRKSPQETQNGEIDEVVNEAVHFLSEIDKVVDPQNVHDGSLILFGREAYIHRDPYGLCLIIGAWNYPIMLTLMVLVGAIATGNAAIIKPSELALATAELLERILPKYLDEDCYRIVNGGAEVAQTLLKQRFDHILYTGSQHVAKIVLRAAAEHLTPVTLELGGKSPVYVDNTVNVGVSAKRVAWAKLMNCGQTCIAPDYVLCHADVKEKFIEEVKKYMTQFYGENPKEHEDYGRIINERHFDRLNKLMESQKKNIVHGGKSDRTEKFIEPTVFDDITFSDQIMKEEIFGPLLPIVSVQGADEAIKLINSGEKPLALYVFTGDKRLHERFMKETSSGSLMFNELLIQATVPALPFGGVGHSGMGSYHGNFTLEALSHKKACIIDPRPVPSELVMGIRYPPFSKTKKNITSMLTKVYSKSERRFFYGIKLIIVVALMAVALKLVLA, from the exons ATGGCGTCAGCTTCATCAGAAGAGCAAATAAAGAAG ATCGTGGAGCAGTTGCGTGCTAGCTTCAACGCAGGGAAGACCAGGTCAAAAGCCTCCAGGGTGAAGAATTTAAAGGCGGTACTGAGACTGATTAAAGATCATCAAGAGGATATCTATGATGCAGTGTACAAGGACCTACGTAAG TCTCCCCAAGAAACACAGAATGGTGAAATTGATGAGGTGGTTAATGAAGCAGTTCATTTTCTTTCAGAAATAGATAAAGTTGTTGACCCTCAAAAT gtacACGATGGCTCGTTAATTCTCTTTGGCAGAGAGGCGTATATTCACCGAGATCCTTACGGGTTGTGTTTGATCATTGGTGCTTGGAATTACCCCATAATGCTTACCCTTATGGTGTTAGTGGGAGCTATTGCTACAG GTAATGCAGCAATCATTAAGCCCTCCGAGCTTGCGTTAGCCACCGCTGAGTTGCTGGAAAGAATCCTCCCAAAATATCTTGATGAG GATTGTTATCGCATCGTTAACGGCGGTGCCGAGGTGGCCCAAACACTCCTCAAACAGAGGTTTGATCACATCCTATACACCGGCAGCCAACACGTTGCCAAGATTGTCCTGCGTGCAGCCGCAGAACACCTGACTCCAGTCACGTTAGAACTCGGAGGAAAAAG CCCCGTTTACGTGGACAACACGGTCAACGTGGGGGTGAGTGCCAAGAGAGTAGCTTGGGCAAAACTGATGAACTGCGGTCAGACGTGCATCGCACCGGATTACGTTCTGTGCCACGCCGACGTGAAGGAAAAGTTCATCGAAGAAGTGAAGAAATATATGACTCAATTCTATGGGGAAAATCCGAAAGAACACGAAGACTACGGGAGAATAATTAACGAAAGACATTTTGA CCGACTTAATAAACTGATGGAGAGTCAGAAAAAGAACATCGTCCACGGAGGAAAATCTGATCGGACGGAAAAGTTCATCGAGCCGACCGtctttgatgacatcacatttAGTGATCAAATCATGAAGGAGGAG ATCTTTGGTCCTCTACTGCCGATCGTTTCTGTCCAAGGCGCAGACGAAGCCATTAAATTGATCAACTCAGG GGAGAAACCATTGGCGTTGTACGTTTTCACCGGTGATAAGAGACTGCATGAGAGATTTATGAAGGAGACATCGAGTGGAAGTTTGATGTTCAATGAACTACTAATACAAGCAACAG TGCCTGCATTACCCTTCGGAGGCGTCGGTCATAGTGGAATGGgtagttaccatggcaacttcACGTTGGAGGCACTCTCACATAAGAAGGCCTGCATCATTGATCCACGACCGGTACCGTCTGAGTTGGTAATGGG AATTCGCTACCCTCCATTCTCCAAGACCAAGAAGAACATCACATCGATGTTAACGAAGGTCTATTCGAAATCTGAGAGAAGGTTCTTCTATGGAATCAAATTGATTATTGTTGTTGCTCTGATGGCAGTGGCATTGAAGTTGGTGCTCGCATAA
- the LOC139982794 gene encoding large ribosomal subunit protein uL11-like: MPPKFDPNAITVVYLRAVGGEVGATSALAPKIGPLGLSPKKVGDDIAKGTQDWKGLKITVKLTIQNRQATVSVVPSASSLIIKALKEAPRDRKKVKNIQHNGNISMDDVINIARQMRERSMARDLVGTVKEILGTAQSVGCTVDQEHPHDVIEKVNEGEIEIPDE; the protein is encoded by the exons ATGCCTCCAAAGTTTGATCCAAACGCAATTACTGTTG TGTACCTGAGGGCTGTTGGTGGAGAAGTTGGAGCAACCTCGGCTCTTGCCCCCAAGATCGGTCCTCTCGGTTTG TCTCCCAAGAAAGTCGGAGATGACATCGCCAAGGGAACCCAGGACTGGAAGGGTCTCAAGATCACCGTCAAGTTGACCATCCAGAACAGGCAGGCCACCGTCAGCGTGGTCCCCAGCGCCTCCTCTCTCATCATCAAGGCACTGAAGGAAGCCCCAAGAGACAGAAAGAAGGTCAAAAATA TTCAACACAATGGCAACATTAGcatggatgacgtcatcaatatcGCCAGACAGATGAGGGAACGTTCCATGGCCCGGGACCTCGTGGGGACCGTCAAGGAGATCCTAGGGACCGCCCAGTCCGTCGGCTGCACCGTGGACCAGGAACATCCCCACGATGTCATCGAGAAGGTCAACGAAGGAGAAATTGAAATACCAGAT gaataG